A portion of the Bacteroidales bacterium genome contains these proteins:
- a CDS encoding endonuclease domain-containing protein, with protein sequence MFIPSTIVQIARELRRNQTPEEEILWQALRNRKLGGFKFLRQHPIVYDKNNPLPGFIVADFYCAEKQLILELDGKIHDYQKDHDQKRDFIMETKGYWVIRIKNEEVDNLDQLLEKIRNVLE encoded by the coding sequence ATGTTTATACCTTCTACCATTGTTCAAATAGCAAGAGAATTAAGAAGAAATCAAACTCCCGAAGAGGAAATACTATGGCAAGCCTTACGAAATCGTAAGTTGGGTGGTTTTAAATTCCTTCGACAACACCCTATAGTTTATGACAAAAATAACCCGCTCCCTGGTTTTATTGTTGCCGATTTCTATTGTGCCGAAAAACAGCTAATCCTTGAACTGGATGGTAAAATTCACGATTACCAAAAAGATCATGATCAAAAAAGGGATTTCATAATGGAAACTAAAGGCTATTGGGTAATTCGTATCAAGAATGAGGAGGTGGACAATTTAGATCAATTATTAGAAAAGATTCGTAATGTGTTAGAATAG
- the pgeF gene encoding peptidoglycan editing factor PgeF, producing the protein MIFNNSQGIPFAQFEVLKAFNSSIQHFVTTRNQSLPPSTQNYFTIGLNGPIDNEIVLSNRKQLAEQFGFSPNSYVFASQVHGKIVAVVKEEDKGKGAFERSSYLCDVDAMVTNRKGICLVTQAADCVPILFFDPVKKAIGAAHAGWKGTVAKIPAEVIKAFTLEFGSNPSDIVVGIGPSIGSCCYEVGDEVVSMVNDAFGSTEGLILPNDKFVKPVFDLWEANRRTLIEAGVKPKNIEIAGLCTKCHNKFFFSARAGDLGRFGAAIMIK; encoded by the coding sequence ATGATTTTTAACAATTCACAAGGCATTCCTTTTGCTCAATTCGAGGTTTTAAAAGCGTTTAACAGTTCAATTCAGCATTTTGTTACAACAAGGAATCAATCCCTACCACCATCAACCCAAAACTATTTCACTATTGGCTTAAATGGGCCTATTGATAATGAGATTGTGCTCAGCAACAGGAAACAGCTTGCGGAGCAATTTGGGTTCTCGCCCAATTCGTACGTTTTTGCATCGCAGGTGCATGGTAAAATAGTTGCTGTTGTTAAGGAAGAAGATAAAGGCAAGGGTGCTTTTGAACGCTCATCGTACCTGTGTGATGTTGATGCTATGGTAACCAATCGGAAAGGGATTTGTCTTGTTACCCAAGCGGCAGATTGTGTTCCAATTCTCTTCTTCGATCCTGTAAAAAAGGCAATTGGTGCTGCTCATGCAGGCTGGAAGGGCACGGTTGCCAAAATACCTGCGGAGGTGATTAAGGCATTTACTTTAGAATTTGGCTCAAATCCTTCGGATATCGTTGTTGGAATTGGTCCATCCATTGGCTCATGCTGCTACGAGGTTGGCGATGAAGTTGTATCGATGGTAAATGATGCTTTTGGCTCAACGGAAGGACTTATTTTACCTAATGATAAATTTGTCAAGCCAGTTTTTGATCTTTGGGAAGCTAATCGTAGAACTCTTATTGAGGCTGGCGTTAAACCCAAAAATATTGAAATTGCAGGCCTTTGTACAAAATGTCATAACAAATTCTTCTTCTCAGCACGTGCAGGTGATTTGGGGCGATTTGGAGCAGCAATAATGATTAAGTGA
- a CDS encoding oligopeptide transporter, OPT family, which translates to MSQEPVEKIKGLPDNAYTELKEGEEYQPIMSPHKNVPEINVWSVTLGLFMAILFSAAAAYLGLKIGQVFEAAIPIAIIAVGLSTVFKRKGALGENVIIQSIGASSGVIVAGAIFTLPALYILKLDAEFYKVFLASLLGGVLGILFLIPFRKYFVSDMHGKLPFPEATATTEVLVSGEKGGNQAKLLVVSMLIGGIYDFIIATFGWWSEVVTTRVVAVGAQIADKTKIVFKLNVGAAVMGLGYIIGLQYTAIIAAGSFVAWLVLIPIINYLAPGMTIPVGFNTTSILSAMSAEEIFANYVRPIGIGGIAMAGIIGIIRSSGIIKKAFGLAVTEIFSKNKSITKEELRTRRDLPMSIIAGGILLAMVVIFIFFQFGVLHNLTQALVGLAIVMVISFLFTTVAANAIAIVGTNPVSGMTLMTLIIASIILTSVGLSGTSGMVAALIIGGVVCTALSMAGGFITDLKIGYWLGTSPYKQQTWKFVGTFVSAATVGGVIILLNKTYGFTGNNALVAPQANAMAAVIEPMMSGKPAPWLLYTAGAFLSLTLTMIGIPALAFALGMFLPIQLTAPLLVGGIIAHIVSTRSKEAKVNKARRERGTLIASGFIAGGSLMGVFSALLKFGGINFINQEWFESNAAGIIGFGMFLIICGYIIWESMRAKVED; encoded by the coding sequence ATGTCTCAAGAACCAGTTGAAAAAATTAAAGGGCTACCCGATAATGCCTATACTGAATTAAAGGAGGGTGAAGAGTACCAGCCTATAATGTCGCCTCACAAAAATGTACCAGAAATAAATGTATGGTCTGTAACATTAGGTCTTTTTATGGCTATACTATTCTCTGCTGCGGCAGCATACCTTGGATTAAAAATTGGTCAGGTATTCGAAGCGGCAATCCCAATTGCGATTATTGCAGTTGGTCTATCTACCGTATTTAAACGTAAAGGAGCACTTGGTGAGAATGTGATTATTCAGAGCATTGGTGCGAGCTCTGGGGTTATTGTAGCAGGGGCTATTTTTACTCTTCCCGCATTATATATCCTTAAACTTGATGCTGAGTTCTACAAAGTATTCCTTGCCTCGCTATTAGGTGGTGTTTTGGGTATTCTATTCCTTATCCCTTTCAGAAAATATTTTGTATCCGATATGCACGGTAAACTTCCATTTCCCGAGGCAACTGCTACAACAGAGGTTCTTGTTTCTGGCGAAAAGGGTGGAAATCAAGCAAAACTTCTTGTAGTAAGTATGTTAATTGGAGGTATCTACGATTTTATCATTGCAACCTTTGGATGGTGGAGTGAAGTAGTTACTACAAGGGTTGTAGCAGTTGGAGCGCAAATTGCCGATAAAACTAAGATTGTATTTAAACTAAACGTGGGTGCCGCTGTAATGGGTCTTGGGTATATCATCGGATTACAGTATACCGCTATTATTGCCGCTGGTTCATTTGTAGCGTGGTTGGTTCTGATACCAATTATCAACTACTTAGCACCTGGAATGACAATCCCAGTTGGTTTCAATACTACTAGCATCCTTTCAGCCATGTCAGCCGAAGAAATCTTTGCAAACTACGTTCGCCCTATAGGTATAGGCGGTATTGCTATGGCAGGTATTATTGGAATTATTCGCTCTTCGGGGATTATCAAGAAAGCATTTGGCTTGGCTGTTACCGAAATTTTCAGTAAAAACAAATCGATTACTAAGGAAGAACTTCGTACCCGTAGGGACTTGCCGATGTCTATTATTGCAGGTGGTATACTTCTTGCAATGGTTGTTATCTTTATCTTTTTCCAATTTGGCGTTCTTCATAACTTAACTCAAGCTCTAGTTGGTCTTGCAATTGTTATGGTTATTTCTTTTCTATTTACAACTGTTGCCGCCAATGCAATTGCAATAGTTGGAACTAACCCAGTTTCGGGAATGACGCTTATGACTCTCATAATCGCATCTATCATACTTACTTCTGTTGGTCTTTCGGGTACTTCGGGGATGGTTGCTGCGCTTATAATAGGCGGTGTGGTATGTACGGCTCTTTCAATGGCTGGTGGATTCATCACCGACCTTAAAATTGGATACTGGCTTGGTACATCACCTTATAAACAGCAAACCTGGAAATTTGTAGGAACATTTGTTTCGGCAGCCACCGTTGGTGGAGTTATAATTCTACTCAACAAAACTTATGGTTTTACCGGAAATAACGCTCTTGTTGCACCTCAAGCCAATGCAATGGCTGCTGTAATTGAACCAATGATGTCGGGCAAACCTGCTCCTTGGTTACTCTATACAGCTGGAGCATTCCTTTCGCTTACATTAACCATGATAGGTATTCCTGCTTTAGCTTTTGCATTAGGTATGTTTTTACCAATCCAGCTAACCGCTCCATTATTGGTAGGTGGTATTATTGCTCATATTGTTTCAACAAGAAGTAAAGAAGCTAAAGTAAATAAAGCACGCAGAGAGCGTGGAACTTTAATTGCATCGGGATTTATTGCTGGAGGTTCATTGATGGGCGTTTTCAGCGCACTACTCAAATTTGGAGGAATAAACTTCATTAATCAGGAGTGGTTTGAATCCAATGCTGCTGGTATTATTGGTTTTGGTATGTTCTTAATTATCTGCGGATATATTATTTGGGAATCGATGAGAGCGAAGGTGGAAGATTAA
- the pepT gene encoding peptidase T produces the protein MINKQNLIDRFIRYVKIDTTSDDSSTTFPSSKKQFDLANLLVKELQELGLKDISLDEWGYVMATLPANTDKPIPTIGFLAHMDTAPDMSGTNVNPRFIENYDGKDIILHKENNVILGVKDFPELKDYIGQTLIVTDGTTLLGADDKAGIAEIMTSLEYMVNHPEFKHGKLRISFTVDEEIGHGVDHFDVKKFNADFGYTLDGGMIGELEYENFNAAGAKVLIQGRNVHPGYAKNKMKNAMHIAMEFNSLLPATERPEYTQDYEGFYHLIKMEGSVENASLQYIIRDHSREKFQNRKDYIEKVAGFINSKYGEGTIKLELTDQYFNMREMVEPVYHIVDTAVKAMEQVGVKPLVKPIRGGTDGARLSYMGLPCPNLFEGGLNFHGKYEFVPVDSMAKASEVMLKIIELYASK, from the coding sequence ATGATAAATAAACAAAACTTAATAGATCGCTTTATTAGATACGTTAAAATCGATACTACTAGCGATGATAGTTCTACTACCTTTCCAAGCTCTAAGAAACAGTTCGATTTAGCGAATCTACTTGTTAAGGAGTTGCAGGAGCTCGGATTAAAAGATATCTCCCTTGATGAGTGGGGTTATGTAATGGCAACATTACCCGCTAATACAGACAAACCTATACCAACAATTGGTTTTTTAGCCCATATGGATACTGCTCCTGATATGAGTGGAACCAATGTAAATCCTCGATTCATAGAAAATTATGATGGAAAAGATATCATCTTACACAAAGAGAATAATGTAATCCTTGGCGTTAAGGATTTTCCTGAACTTAAGGATTATATTGGGCAAACTCTTATTGTAACCGATGGTACAACCCTACTTGGTGCTGATGATAAAGCAGGTATTGCCGAAATTATGACCTCATTGGAATATATGGTTAACCATCCTGAGTTTAAACATGGTAAATTACGAATTAGTTTTACTGTTGATGAGGAAATTGGTCATGGTGTTGACCATTTTGATGTTAAGAAGTTCAATGCTGATTTCGGTTATACCCTTGATGGAGGAATGATCGGCGAGTTAGAATATGAGAATTTTAATGCCGCAGGGGCAAAGGTTCTTATTCAGGGTAGAAATGTACATCCTGGTTATGCCAAAAACAAGATGAAGAATGCAATGCACATTGCAATGGAATTCAACTCTCTTCTTCCTGCAACCGAACGCCCAGAATATACACAGGATTACGAAGGATTCTACCATCTAATTAAAATGGAAGGTAGCGTTGAGAATGCATCGTTGCAGTATATTATCCGCGATCATTCCCGTGAAAAATTCCAGAACAGAAAAGATTATATTGAGAAAGTAGCTGGATTTATCAATTCTAAGTATGGAGAAGGTACAATTAAACTTGAACTAACAGATCAATACTTCAATATGCGTGAGATGGTTGAACCCGTTTACCATATTGTTGATACCGCCGTTAAAGCAATGGAACAGGTTGGTGTAAAACCTTTAGTAAAACCAATCCGTGGAGGTACCGATGGTGCACGCTTATCCTATATGGGTTTACCATGTCCAAATCTGTTTGAGGGTGGATTAAACTTCCACGGTAAATACGAATTTGTCCCTGTTGATAGTATGGCAAAAGCATCGGAGGTGATGCTTAAGATAATTGAACTTTACGCTTCGAAGTAA
- a CDS encoding TatD family deoxyribonuclease, producing MIDFHTHLPPREMGPAIRSLLISEVDKLAEQGVFSVGIHPWYSADIDIKKQLLDLERIAKLTNVVAIGEIGLDKSRGASLEKQIELFEKQVQIAEKYQKPVVIHCVRAWVELLESKKRLNPTTPWAIHGFRGQFEQAKQLIDNDMYISFGSAILNASDILQETIRTVPLNRFFIETDEADVSLKYLYTTVSKIKKIKFRNLEEQINFNFAEFFRKVESGKWKVSSESL from the coding sequence ATGATAGATTTCCACACACATCTTCCACCTCGTGAAATGGGTCCCGCAATTCGTAGCCTACTAATCTCAGAAGTCGATAAACTAGCCGAACAAGGTGTTTTTAGTGTTGGAATTCATCCTTGGTATAGTGCAGATATTGATATAAAAAAACAACTCTTAGACCTTGAGAGAATCGCAAAATTAACAAATGTTGTTGCTATTGGGGAAATCGGTTTAGATAAATCAAGAGGAGCTTCTCTCGAAAAGCAAATTGAGCTTTTTGAAAAGCAGGTTCAGATTGCAGAGAAATACCAAAAACCCGTTGTTATTCATTGTGTAAGAGCGTGGGTGGAACTACTTGAATCGAAAAAACGATTAAACCCAACAACGCCTTGGGCTATACATGGTTTTCGTGGACAATTTGAACAAGCCAAGCAATTGATTGATAATGATATGTACATTTCGTTTGGATCAGCAATTCTAAATGCATCGGATATATTACAGGAAACAATCAGAACAGTACCCTTAAACCGCTTTTTTATTGAGACAGATGAAGCTGATGTTTCATTGAAATATTTATACACTACAGTATCAAAAATAAAAAAGATAAAATTTCGCAACCTCGAAGAGCAGATAAATTTTAATTTTGCAGAGTTTTTTAGAAAGGTGGAGAGTGGAAAGTGGAAAGTTTCAAGTGAGTCCCTATAG
- a CDS encoding tRNA threonylcarbamoyladenosine dehydratase produces the protein MNWLERTELLLGANKLEKLKNSHVLIVGLGGVGAYAAEQICRAGVGEMTIVDGDNIHITNKNRQLPALTSSLGLPKADFMGKRLLDINPDLKLHIIQEYIRDERMREIITKPYSYVVDAIDTLSPKIFLIHDSLKYGHRVVSSMGAGGKVDPSLIEITDISESHSCPLARILRKRLHRLGIREGFKVVFSAEEVPDEVTRPCEGEPNKKTTVGTISYMPPIFGCFIASVVIRDLIDN, from the coding sequence ATGAATTGGTTAGAGCGTACTGAACTGCTTCTTGGTGCGAATAAACTTGAAAAATTAAAAAACAGCCATGTACTTATCGTTGGACTTGGTGGAGTTGGAGCGTATGCAGCTGAACAGATATGCCGTGCAGGTGTTGGGGAAATGACAATTGTTGATGGTGATAACATTCATATTACAAATAAGAATCGTCAACTGCCTGCATTAACAAGTTCACTTGGCTTACCCAAAGCTGATTTTATGGGTAAAAGACTACTCGATATCAATCCCGATCTTAAACTACATATTATTCAGGAGTATATTCGCGATGAGCGAATGAGGGAGATTATAACTAAACCATATAGCTATGTTGTGGATGCAATTGATACTCTTTCTCCAAAAATCTTTCTGATTCACGATAGCCTTAAATATGGTCATAGAGTTGTAAGCTCAATGGGTGCTGGAGGTAAGGTTGATCCATCACTAATTGAGATTACCGATATCTCCGAATCGCACAGCTGTCCACTGGCTCGGATTCTTCGTAAACGACTTCATAGGCTAGGAATAAGAGAAGGATTTAAAGTAGTCTTCTCGGCAGAGGAAGTACCCGATGAGGTAACCAGACCTTGCGAAGGAGAACCCAACAAGAAAACTACTGTTGGAACAATTTCCTATATGCCCCCAATATTCGGATGCTTTATTGCCTCAGTTGTAATACGGGATTTAATTGATAATTAA
- a CDS encoding response regulator transcription factor produces the protein MDHKTRILLVEDDVNLGFLLVDYLESQDFDVKIYNDGISGLKGFQLNHYDLCIVDIMLPKMDGFTLIEKIKEINKKVPIVILSARSMKEDKIKGFYIGVDDYITKPFDEEELLYRIKAILNRIKQNDDQEESDEKKVFSLGTYEFDFELQVLSQGDSHIRLTNKEANILRILCQPKGRLVKREALMVEIWGDSDYFTGRSLDVFISKLRKYLKNDPNVRITSIQTVGYILEELKDGR, from the coding sequence ATGGATCATAAAACAAGAATATTGCTTGTTGAGGATGATGTAAACCTTGGCTTCCTTTTGGTTGATTATTTAGAATCGCAGGATTTTGATGTCAAAATTTATAATGATGGTATTTCAGGGTTAAAAGGTTTTCAGCTCAACCATTATGATTTGTGTATTGTAGATATTATGCTCCCTAAAATGGATGGGTTTACCTTAATTGAAAAAATAAAGGAGATTAATAAGAAGGTTCCAATAGTAATACTTTCTGCTCGTTCGATGAAGGAGGATAAGATTAAAGGCTTCTATATAGGTGTTGACGATTATATCACAAAGCCATTCGATGAAGAGGAACTACTTTACAGGATTAAGGCGATACTAAATAGGATTAAGCAAAATGATGATCAAGAAGAATCGGATGAAAAGAAAGTATTCTCATTAGGCACCTATGAATTTGATTTTGAATTACAGGTTTTAAGTCAAGGTGATAGCCATATTAGGTTAACTAACAAAGAGGCAAATATCCTTAGAATTCTTTGTCAACCCAAAGGACGGTTGGTTAAACGTGAGGCTCTGATGGTTGAAATTTGGGGTGATTCCGATTACTTTACAGGTCGAAGCCTAGATGTGTTTATCTCAAAACTTCGTAAATACCTAAAAAACGATCCAAACGTACGAATAACTAGTATTCAAACAGTGGGGTATATTCTTGAGGAGTTGAAGGATGGAAGATAG
- a CDS encoding HAMP domain-containing histidine kinase produces the protein MKKTKIQLVLLIITVVCLITLVGIQIAWILKEAERQENQFNHSVGMALKRIEDNLAKYMNCTYSGKCTSCVLLTNTLKQVANLDSIIKSDLRYYGIDLNYEYGIIDVKKENTNNPSRGTYFTNSLAEKMHQAGYELKINFPKKRDFIIAQIGLIFIFSIVLVVLVTVSFLLIYRYYSREKLLSDQIRDFVNNMTHEFKTPLTNIGFANSMLSKNALIANDPKLLSYTSIIRTEHYRLKDRVEELLRTSQSDSILSVYTEIVDLYKIIEDVVESYQVQIQECDGTVSLGRIGEDFSITANVDQLYIIIGNLIDNAIKYCTKQMIIKIVAKSFNDKLIIEVTDNGVGIPSEHLHGVFEKFYRIPQGDMHNIKGFGLGLFHVKTIVERMGGKISVSSSVGKGSTFTIEFHKNKV, from the coding sequence ATGAAGAAAACTAAAATTCAGCTTGTATTACTTATCATTACTGTAGTTTGCCTCATTACTTTGGTGGGAATTCAAATTGCTTGGATTTTGAAAGAGGCAGAACGGCAGGAGAATCAGTTTAATCACAGTGTTGGAATGGCTTTAAAGCGTATTGAAGATAATCTTGCTAAATACATGAATTGTACTTATTCAGGTAAATGCACTTCGTGTGTACTATTAACAAATACGTTGAAGCAGGTTGCAAACCTCGATTCAATTATCAAAAGTGATTTAAGATATTATGGAATTGATTTAAACTATGAGTATGGTATTATTGATGTAAAGAAAGAAAACACTAATAATCCATCAAGAGGAACCTACTTTACAAATAGTTTAGCAGAAAAAATGCATCAGGCAGGTTATGAACTTAAGATAAATTTTCCTAAAAAAAGAGATTTTATTATTGCTCAAATAGGATTGATATTTATTTTTTCAATAGTACTAGTTGTGCTTGTTACGGTTTCATTCTTGCTAATTTATAGGTATTATAGTAGGGAAAAGCTTCTTTCGGATCAAATACGAGACTTTGTTAATAACATGACCCATGAATTTAAAACTCCTTTAACAAATATTGGGTTTGCAAATAGTATGCTTTCCAAGAATGCACTTATTGCAAATGATCCTAAGTTATTGTCATACACTTCAATAATAAGAACAGAGCATTACAGGTTGAAGGATAGGGTGGAGGAGTTGCTAAGGACTTCGCAGAGCGATTCTATTTTATCAGTCTACACGGAAATAGTGGATTTGTACAAGATTATTGAAGATGTTGTTGAGTCATATCAAGTTCAGATTCAAGAGTGTGATGGAACCGTTTCTTTAGGAAGGATTGGAGAGGATTTTAGCATTACAGCTAACGTTGACCAACTTTATATCATTATTGGAAACCTTATAGATAATGCCATTAAGTATTGTACCAAACAGATGATCATTAAGATTGTTGCAAAATCTTTTAATGATAAATTAATTATTGAAGTTACTGATAATGGCGTTGGAATTCCTAGCGAACACCTTCATGGTGTATTTGAAAAATTTTATCGCATACCCCAAGGCGACATGCATAATATTAAGGGTTTTGGGCTTGGACTATTTCATGTTAAGACTATTGTTGAGAGAATGGGTGGGAAAATTTCAGTTTCAAGTTCTGTGGGAAAAGGAAGCACTTTTACAATTGAATTTCACAAAAACAAAGTTTAA
- a CDS encoding 4Fe-4S binding protein, with protein sequence MKKLKTNPFRLFFQLAILALLAYMGIRYFVDKNYFPDYEAYCPFGGIQALSSYFVNNTLACSMTSLQIVMGLALIALIIIVSKLFCSYICPIGTVSEWLGKLGERFSMRYTITGIADKVFRSLKYILLFITVYFTISSSELFCKKFDPYYAAVTGFDSDVSIIMGIVAIALVIIGSFYVRLFWCKYICPLGALSNIFRFFLMFIGIIGIYLVILLFGIHLNFVWLLAILSLAAYILELLSINNKVFPLLKITRNINTCTNCKFCTKNCPQAIDVASQKTIKHIDCNMCCDCIHVCPEKDTLAINQKGKKWLPTIILIILIVIGFIIGQSFEVPTIAEYWGDNATKEQMSIYEKSGLKNIKCYGSSISFANKMRRVKGIEGVTTFVGSHSVKIWFNPSIIDTLNIQKSIFVPAKVPIDTTISASDSISVYNLKVDNFFDPYDTFYLTQLLKHNQFIYGFTTEFGCPVSVTIYTSIDKSIDAELIKNIVEQKQLKETTSNNSTNIIDLYYRVTKIEKIDKAVLGSIFIERMK encoded by the coding sequence ATGAAAAAGTTAAAAACAAATCCTTTCAGGTTATTCTTTCAATTAGCCATTTTGGCTCTATTAGCCTATATGGGTATTCGGTATTTTGTTGATAAAAACTATTTCCCCGATTATGAGGCTTACTGCCCATTTGGGGGAATTCAGGCTCTTTCAAGCTATTTTGTAAACAATACTCTTGCATGCTCAATGACAAGTTTGCAGATAGTAATGGGTTTAGCATTAATTGCATTAATAATAATTGTAAGTAAACTATTCTGTTCATATATATGCCCCATTGGAACCGTTTCCGAATGGCTAGGTAAATTGGGTGAAAGATTTTCTATGCGATACACAATTACTGGTATCGCCGATAAAGTATTCAGGTCATTAAAGTACATATTACTATTCATTACAGTTTACTTTACAATCTCCTCAAGTGAACTTTTCTGTAAAAAATTTGATCCATACTATGCCGCAGTGACAGGTTTTGACTCTGATGTATCAATAATTATGGGAATTGTTGCAATAGCTTTAGTTATTATAGGTTCATTTTATGTAAGGCTATTTTGGTGTAAATATATCTGTCCCCTTGGTGCATTATCTAATATATTCAGGTTCTTTTTAATGTTTATAGGGATTATAGGGATTTATTTGGTAATTCTTTTATTTGGCATTCATCTTAACTTTGTTTGGCTACTTGCTATACTCAGCCTTGCTGCGTATATATTAGAGCTATTAAGTATTAACAACAAAGTATTTCCATTACTGAAGATTACAAGAAATATCAACACATGTACAAATTGTAAATTTTGCACCAAAAATTGTCCACAAGCCATTGATGTTGCTTCTCAAAAAACTATTAAGCATATTGATTGCAATATGTGTTGCGACTGTATACATGTATGTCCTGAAAAGGACACCCTCGCCATTAACCAAAAAGGGAAGAAATGGTTACCTACTATTATACTTATTATTCTAATCGTTATAGGATTTATAATTGGTCAATCGTTCGAAGTTCCTACAATTGCTGAATACTGGGGAGATAATGCTACAAAAGAACAGATGAGTATTTATGAGAAATCTGGTTTAAAAAACATTAAGTGTTACGGTAGTTCTATAAGTTTTGCCAACAAAATGAGAAGGGTTAAAGGGATTGAAGGGGTTACTACCTTTGTAGGATCTCATTCGGTAAAAATATGGTTCAACCCAAGTATTATAGATACACTAAATATACAAAAATCGATTTTTGTTCCAGCTAAAGTTCCCATTGATACAACCATATCTGCATCTGATAGTATAAGTGTTTATAATTTAAAGGTTGATAATTTTTTTGATCCTTATGATACATTTTACCTAACTCAACTATTAAAGCACAATCAATTTATATATGGATTTACCACTGAATTTGGCTGTCCAGTGAGTGTTACTATCTATACTTCAATTGATAAATCCATAGATGCTGAGCTAATTAAAAATATTGTAGAGCAAAAGCAACTCAAGGAAACAACCTCAAACAATTCCACTAATATTATTGACCTTTACTATAGAGTTACTAAAATTGAAAAAATTGATAAGGCTGTTTTAGGCTCCATATTTATTGAAAGGATGAAATAG